One part of the Lycium ferocissimum isolate CSIRO_LF1 chromosome 8, AGI_CSIRO_Lferr_CH_V1, whole genome shotgun sequence genome encodes these proteins:
- the LOC132068623 gene encoding protein cornichon homolog 4-like isoform X1, with protein MGDLLSWLFSFFLLVAVLGTILYQLMCLADLEYDYVNPYDSASRINRGVLPEFALQGALCFLHLVTGHWLMFLICLPYLYYNIKVYIDRCHLVDVTEIFNQLPWEKKIRLYKLGYLVMLLAFSIVWMVWSIVDDE; from the exons ATGGGCGATCTACTCTCATGGCTATTTTCCTTCTTCCTTCTCGTAGCTGTTCTTGGTACTATCCTCTACCAG CTCATGTGCTTGGCAGATCTTGAATATGATTATGTCAACCCTTATGATTCAGCATCTCGGATTAACAGGGGAGTGCTTCCAGAATTTGCTCTTCAAGGAGCCTTGTGCTTCCTGCATCTTGTCACAGGGCATTGGCTGATGTTTCTGATATGTCTACCATACTTatattataacatcaaagt CTATATCGATCGCTGCCACTTGGTAGATGTAACTGAGATTTTCAATCAGCTTCCGTGGGAAAAGAAGATTCGGTTGTATAAGCTTGGTTATCTTGTGATGCTTCTTGCCTTTTCGATAGTCTG GATGGTTTGGAGCATTGTGGATGATGAATGA
- the LOC132068623 gene encoding probable protein cornichon homolog 2 isoform X2, with the protein MAIFLLPSRSCSWYYPLPDLEYDYVNPYDSASRINRGVLPEFALQGALCFLHLVTGHWLMFLICLPYLYYNIKVYIDRCHLVDVTEIFNQLPWEKKIRLYKLGYLVMLLAFSIVWMVWSIVDDE; encoded by the exons ATGGCTATTTTCCTTCTTCCTTCTCGTAGCTGTTCTTGGTACTATCCTCTACCAG ATCTTGAATATGATTATGTCAACCCTTATGATTCAGCATCTCGGATTAACAGGGGAGTGCTTCCAGAATTTGCTCTTCAAGGAGCCTTGTGCTTCCTGCATCTTGTCACAGGGCATTGGCTGATGTTTCTGATATGTCTACCATACTTatattataacatcaaagt CTATATCGATCGCTGCCACTTGGTAGATGTAACTGAGATTTTCAATCAGCTTCCGTGGGAAAAGAAGATTCGGTTGTATAAGCTTGGTTATCTTGTGATGCTTCTTGCCTTTTCGATAGTCTG GATGGTTTGGAGCATTGTGGATGATGAATGA